From Campylobacter upsaliensis, the proteins below share one genomic window:
- the ruvC gene encoding crossover junction endodeoxyribonuclease RuvC, translating to MKILGIDPGSRFCGYAILEVIKGKNTLIEAGLIKIKPSTLQYQITELCEGLDLIFKTHHFDEVAIEDIFFAYNPQSVLKLAQFRGALSLKILQLHGEFAEYTPLQIKKTITGKAKASKEQVAFMVKRLLGISRDIKPLDITDAIAIALTHAAHLRLKVQ from the coding sequence GCCGTTTTTGTGGCTATGCTATACTTGAGGTGATTAAGGGTAAAAATACTCTTATAGAAGCGGGTCTTATTAAGATCAAGCCTAGCACCTTGCAGTATCAAATCACGGAGCTTTGTGAGGGGCTTGATTTAATTTTTAAAACACATCATTTTGATGAAGTGGCGATTGAAGATATATTTTTTGCGTATAATCCACAAAGCGTTTTAAAACTCGCACAATTTCGCGGAGCTTTGAGCCTTAAAATCCTCCAGCTTCACGGCGAATTCGCAGAATACACCCCCCTACAAATCAAAAAAACCATCACAGGAAAAGCAAAGGCAAGTAAAGAACAAGTCGCTTTTATGGTAAAAAGACTGCTAGGCATTTCAAGGGACATCAAGCCTTTAGACATCACGGACGCCATAGCCATAGCCCTTACGCACGCCGCACATTTAAGATTAAAAGTGCAATAA